One Schistocerca nitens isolate TAMUIC-IGC-003100 chromosome 1, iqSchNite1.1, whole genome shotgun sequence DNA segment encodes these proteins:
- the LOC126237730 gene encoding uncharacterized protein LOC126237730: MQSPEGFRLVRARASDRDRVERLARSAFYPDEPLDVAFGNTRGPPTEEMLFLSALGDGHSIIAEDASTGEAVGMCINSIVTPEIHEKEAQLQVRDEKLRAVLRVVDAALAEADVWSHTTARSALEVHILAVASSARGRGLAAALLAESLRMAKEELRLPLVMIFCTSAFSARLARRAGMQVVYELPYSEIDLPEQPPHPHDRLAIYMLHLQQ, from the exons ATGCAGTCGCCGGAGGGTTTTAGGTTAGTGCGCGCCCGGGCGTCGGACCGCGACCGCGTGGAGCGGCTGGCGAGGAGCGCCTTCTACCCGGACGAGCCGCTCGACGTGGCGTTCGGCAACACCAGAGGACCACCCACCGAGGAGATGCTCTTCCTGTCGGCGCTCGGCGACGGCCACTCGATAATCGCGGAGGATGCCAGCACAGGGGAGGCCGTGGGCATGTGCATCAACAGCATCGTGACGCCCGAGATACACGAGAAGGAGGCGCAGCTGCAG GTGCGCGATGAGAAGCTACGGGCGGTGCTGCGCGTGGTAGATGCGGCGTTGGCAGAGGCGGACGTGTGGTCGCATACGACTGCTCGGAGCGCGCTCGAGGTGCACATCCTGGCCGTGGCGAGTTCTGCGCGCGGCCGCGGTCTGGCGGCGGCGCTGCTGGCGGAGTCGCTGCGGATGGCCAAGGAGGAGCTGCGGCTGCCGTTGGTGATGATCTTCTGCACCAGTGCCTTCTCCGCGAGGCTGGCGCGCCGCGCGGGCATGCAAGTCGTCTACGAGCTGCCGTACAGCGAGATTGACCTGCCTGAGCAGCCCCCACACCCACACGACAGACTCGCCATTTACATGCTGCACCTCCAACAATAG